In Sphaeramia orbicularis chromosome 14, fSphaOr1.1, whole genome shotgun sequence, the following are encoded in one genomic region:
- the trarg1b gene encoding trafficking regulator of GLUT4 (SLC2A4) 1b, producing the protein MAINTDAAFGKSALGEREVSNPTDFQDTEKLLNTTTTEPSGESNIKQSDSFSLNIRGSIRSLDADQNGHRSPLKSGSVGQLATPPKSSSRLSLGPLPSPVPPGSEPRTYLWLAVLSCFCPGWPLNICALWYAHVSRSVLHTGDIAGARKYGRLSVLLSCLAMLLGVAVIIFIAFTIDKQTQD; encoded by the exons ATGGCTATCAACACTGATGCTGCCTTTGGGAAAAGCGCCCTGGGAGAAAGGGAAGTTTCCAATCCTACCGACTTCCAGGACACAGAGAAGTTACTGAACACCACGACCACCGAGCCCAGCGGTGAGAGCAACATCAAACAGTCCGACTCCTTCTCCCTCAACATCCGCGGGAGTATCCGCTCTCTGGACGCGGACCAGAACGGACACAGATCACCGCTCAAGTCGGGCTCCGTGGGCCAGTTGGCGACCCCACCCAAGTCCTCGTCCCGACTCAGCCTTGGCCCCCTGCCCTCCCCGGTGCCGCCGGGGTCCGAGCCGCGGACGTACCTGTGGCTGGCGGTGTTGTCGTGTTTCTGTCCCGGGTGGCCGCTCAACATCTGCGCGCTGTGGTACGCACATGTG TCGAGGTCTGTTCTCCATACAGGAGATATTGCAGGAGCAAGGAAGTATGGGCGTTTGTCTGTGCTGCTCAGCTGTCTGGCAATGCTGCTGGGTGTGGCTGTCATCATCTTCATTGCATTTACAATAG acaaacagacccaggactga
- the LOC115433509 gene encoding Golgi SNAP receptor complex member 1-like has product MSTTSMATNSNYWEDLRKQARQLENELDLKLVSFSKLCTSYSSSSLNPRTRDSRSDSVGSSQDNMLVAMTTELEQLLACLSSVNDKMAEYTNTPGTSTHNAALMHTLQRHRDILQDYTHEFHKTKTNFFNLREREDLLGSVHRDIESYKSSSGVNNRRTELFLKEHEHLKSSDRLIDNAISIAMATKENITFQRGMLKSIQTRVTTLANRFPAINNLIQKINLRKRRDSLVLGGVIGICTILLLLYTFH; this is encoded by the exons ATTTGCGTAAACAGGCCAGGCAGCTGGAGAATGAGTTGGACCTGAAGCTGGtctctttctctaaactgtgcacaagctacagcagcagcagcttgaaCCCGAGGACAAGAGACAGCAG GTCTGACTCTGTTGGTTCATCTCAAGACAATATGCTGGTGGCCATGACAACTGAGCTGGAGCAGCTCTTGGCCTGT ctATCATCAGTAAATGATAAAATGGCAGAATACACAAACACCCCAGGAACTTCAACACATAACGCAGCCTTGATGCACACCTTACAAAGACACAGAGACATTTTACAG GATTATACTCATGAGTTCCACAAAACCAAAACCAACTTTTTCAACCTGAGAGAGCGTGAAGACCTGCTGGGCTCTGTTCACAGAGACATTGA GTCCTATAAAAGCAGCTCAGGGGTGAACAACAGAAGGACTGAGCTTTTCCTGAAAGAACATGAACACCTCAAAAG CTCGGATCGGCTTATTGACAATGCAATAAG CATCGCCATGGCTACCAAAGAGAACATCACGTTTCAGCGGGGGATGTTGAAGTCCATCCAGACCAGGGTCACAACTTTGGCCA ATCGTTTCCCAGCCATCAACAACCTCATCCAGAAAATCAATTTGCGCAAGAGGCGGGACTCTTTAGTCCTAGGCGGAGTGATTGGCATCTGCACCATACTCCTGTTGCTCTATACTTTCCACTGA